From a region of the Streptomyces sp. B21-083 genome:
- a CDS encoding CGNR zinc finger domain-containing protein: protein MQFNPYGGEAARLAADLVNSTALWTPRELEQILAVHGIAQRVLDPPQTLEIWEWSRRLAHCFGAQPLDERCEMINMLLAEAASSPRISLHDGTPHMHYSAPGSAPAAHIKAVTATGLSYVVCSASPTRLGRCARSVCKMAFVDTSRNGRRAYCSVRCANNDAVARHRAVGSLGAGRSDRARHVGVRRAGA from the coding sequence ATGCAATTCAACCCTTACGGTGGCGAAGCCGCGCGGCTCGCCGCGGATCTCGTCAACAGCACCGCCCTCTGGACGCCACGCGAACTGGAGCAGATCCTGGCCGTGCACGGCATCGCGCAGCGCGTGCTGGACCCGCCGCAGACGTTAGAGATATGGGAGTGGAGCCGGCGGCTCGCCCACTGTTTCGGCGCCCAGCCGCTGGACGAACGGTGCGAAATGATCAATATGCTGCTGGCGGAGGCCGCCAGTTCGCCGCGTATCTCGCTGCACGACGGAACGCCGCACATGCACTACAGCGCTCCGGGCTCCGCCCCTGCCGCCCACATCAAGGCAGTCACCGCGACCGGCCTGTCGTACGTCGTCTGCTCGGCTTCTCCGACTCGGCTTGGTCGATGTGCACGAAGCGTATGCAAAATGGCCTTCGTGGACACGTCCCGAAATGGGCGCCGCGCCTACTGTTCGGTGAGATGCGCCAACAACGACGCGGTAGCCCGCCACCGGGCCGTCGGATCCCTCGGCGCAGGCAGATCCGATCGTGCTCGCCACGTCGGTGTCCGTAGGGCGGGTGCATAG
- the glgX gene encoding glycogen debranching protein GlgX, which produces MSSAAEQKAVANERAVEERRPEAVLPDIDATTDVTTDPARNGVPRAALPSVPVWPGTPMPLGARFRTGPDGVSGTNFALWAGGAEAVELCLFGEVGDGDGGGGEVETRVSLTELTHEIWHGFVPGVMPGQRYGYRVHGRWDPWTGARWNPAKLLLDPYARAVDGDFELPPEVYGHVRDWPQQQVADTVRDDRDSAPYVPKGVVVHDDAPDDEWADDRRPKTPWADSVIYEVHVKGFTKLHPGIPEELRGTYAGLAHPAAIEHLTKLGVTAVELLPVHQFAHEDHLLRRGMKNYWGYNSIGYFAPHAGYAATGTAGQQVGEFKRMVRALHAAGIEVILDVVYNHTAEADEHGPTLSLRGMDNRGYYRLQNDARRYADYTGCGNTLHVVQPHVLRLITDSLRYWVTEMGVDGFRFDLAAALARSMHDVDMLSPFLAVIAQDPVLRRVKLIAEPWDVGSGGYQVGAFPPLWTEWNDRYRNAVRDFWRGALPDVRDLGYRLSGSSDLYAWGGRRPYASVNFVTAHDGFTLRDMVSYERKHNEANGEGNRDGTDDNRAWNCGTEGETDDERVRALRRRQLRNLLTTLLLSTGVPMLVAGDELGRTQGGNNNAYCQDNEISWLDWSLLEDPGWRALTELTARLIELRHRHPVLRRRAFFSGRARSTDGLRDLAWFTARGAEMTEGDWYAPAATLGMYLSGRDIPGRDARGAPIIDDSFLAVLHAGDRPTSFVLPGAPWADRYEVVVDTSREDQGAAPRVEYRAGEEIGVPGRAVLLLRVVG; this is translated from the coding sequence GTGTCCAGCGCAGCCGAGCAGAAGGCGGTCGCGAACGAGCGCGCCGTCGAGGAGAGGCGCCCCGAAGCCGTGTTGCCAGACATCGATGCCACCACCGACGTCACCACCGACCCCGCGCGGAACGGCGTGCCACGCGCCGCGCTGCCCTCCGTACCCGTGTGGCCGGGGACGCCCATGCCGCTGGGCGCGCGTTTTCGCACCGGCCCGGACGGGGTGTCGGGCACCAACTTCGCGCTGTGGGCGGGTGGGGCGGAGGCGGTGGAGCTGTGCCTGTTCGGCGAGGTCGGGGACGGTGACGGGGGCGGCGGGGAGGTGGAGACCCGCGTCTCCCTCACCGAACTGACGCACGAGATCTGGCACGGCTTCGTGCCCGGGGTCATGCCGGGCCAGCGGTACGGCTACCGCGTGCACGGCCGCTGGGACCCGTGGACCGGCGCCCGCTGGAACCCGGCGAAGCTGCTCCTGGACCCGTACGCCCGTGCGGTGGACGGCGATTTCGAGCTGCCCCCCGAGGTGTACGGGCATGTCCGCGACTGGCCCCAGCAGCAGGTCGCGGACACCGTGCGCGACGACCGGGACTCGGCGCCGTACGTCCCGAAGGGAGTCGTCGTCCACGACGACGCCCCCGACGACGAGTGGGCGGACGACCGCCGCCCGAAAACGCCGTGGGCGGACTCGGTGATCTACGAGGTCCACGTCAAGGGGTTCACCAAGCTGCACCCCGGCATCCCCGAAGAGCTCCGGGGCACCTACGCGGGCCTGGCGCACCCGGCGGCGATCGAGCATCTGACGAAGCTGGGCGTGACGGCGGTGGAACTGCTGCCCGTGCACCAGTTCGCGCACGAGGACCATCTCCTGCGCCGGGGCATGAAGAACTACTGGGGCTACAACTCGATCGGCTACTTCGCCCCGCACGCGGGTTACGCGGCGACGGGTACGGCGGGCCAGCAGGTCGGCGAGTTCAAGCGCATGGTGCGCGCACTGCACGCGGCGGGCATCGAGGTCATCCTCGACGTGGTCTACAACCACACGGCGGAGGCCGACGAACACGGCCCGACGCTGTCCCTGCGCGGCATGGACAACCGGGGTTACTACCGGCTGCAGAACGACGCCCGCCGCTACGCGGACTACACGGGCTGCGGCAACACGCTCCACGTGGTCCAGCCGCACGTACTGCGCCTGATCACCGACTCGTTGCGGTACTGGGTGACGGAGATGGGGGTGGACGGCTTCCGGTTCGACCTGGCGGCGGCCCTGGCCCGCTCGATGCACGACGTCGACATGCTCTCCCCCTTCCTGGCGGTGATCGCCCAGGACCCGGTGCTGAGGAGGGTGAAGCTGATCGCGGAGCCGTGGGACGTCGGTTCGGGCGGCTACCAGGTCGGTGCGTTCCCACCCCTGTGGACGGAGTGGAACGACCGCTATCGCAACGCGGTACGGGACTTCTGGCGGGGCGCGCTGCCGGACGTACGGGACCTCGGGTACCGCCTGTCGGGGTCGAGCGACCTGTACGCGTGGGGCGGCCGGCGCCCCTACGCCTCGGTCAACTTCGTCACGGCGCACGACGGTTTCACCCTCCGGGACATGGTGTCGTACGAGCGCAAGCACAACGAGGCCAACGGGGAGGGGAACCGGGACGGCACGGACGACAACCGCGCCTGGAACTGCGGCACCGAGGGTGAGACGGACGACGAGCGCGTACGGGCGCTGCGGCGACGCCAGTTGCGGAACCTGCTGACAACCCTGCTGCTGTCGACGGGCGTTCCGATGCTGGTCGCGGGTGACGAACTGGGGCGCACCCAGGGCGGCAACAACAACGCGTACTGCCAGGACAACGAGATCAGCTGGCTGGACTGGAGCCTGCTGGAGGACCCGGGCTGGCGCGCCCTGACCGAACTCACCGCCCGCCTCATCGAGTTGCGGCACCGGCATCCCGTACTGCGCCGCCGGGCGTTCTTCTCCGGCCGGGCCCGCTCGACGGACGGACTCCGGGACCTGGCCTGGTTCACGGCTCGGGGCGCGGAGATGACGGAAGGGGACTGGTACGCGCCGGCGGCGACCCTGGGCATGTACCTCTCGGGCCGCGACATCCCGGGCCGGGACGCCCGGGGCGCCCCGATCATCGACGACAGCTTCCTGGCCGTACTCCACGCGGGCGACCGCCCGACGAGCTTCGTACTCCCGGGGGCACCCTGGGCCGACCGCTACGAGGTCGTCGTCGACACGTCCCGCGAGGACCAGGGGGCGGCACCCCGGGTCGAGTACCGGGCCGGTGAGGAGATCGGGGTGCCGGGGCGGGCTGTCCTGTTGTTGCGGGTGGTGGGGTGA
- a CDS encoding iron-containing redox enzyme family protein yields the protein MSVLTQEHTRQFIDQSVEKLAASVHSSEALNNEFYARWMGGPLTYPEVSVFAEQYLARTVNTSVMVALSVLNTRDLHARVECVKNLYSEYGNGDASKAHLVLLETFLSDLLTRLRGAPVSAEDVRGAPTLPTTHAFSTEQRALFESDDQRTVQGALLAQEHLAYSMLTRLYEGVRNYKSVYETDDDFHEACEYFYVHIGEAEKDHKAQAVISAAAVCQDEDDLAVVTEGFTQFVNLTADYWRGVASEMTRRAAAA from the coding sequence ATGTCTGTTCTCACCCAGGAACACACTCGTCAGTTCATCGATCAGTCCGTGGAGAAACTGGCCGCCTCGGTGCACTCCAGTGAGGCGCTGAACAACGAATTCTACGCACGCTGGATGGGTGGGCCACTGACCTACCCCGAAGTCAGTGTGTTTGCCGAGCAGTACCTGGCGCGCACGGTCAACACGAGCGTCATGGTGGCCTTGTCGGTGCTCAACACCAGGGATCTTCACGCACGCGTGGAGTGCGTGAAGAACCTCTATTCCGAGTACGGCAACGGAGACGCGTCGAAGGCCCACCTCGTCCTGCTCGAGACCTTCCTCAGCGACCTGCTGACTCGGCTCAGGGGAGCGCCGGTGTCCGCCGAGGACGTGCGCGGCGCGCCGACGCTGCCCACCACGCACGCGTTCAGCACCGAACAGCGTGCGCTGTTCGAGTCCGATGACCAGCGCACGGTGCAGGGTGCCCTGCTGGCTCAGGAGCACCTCGCCTACTCGATGCTCACCCGCCTGTACGAGGGGGTGCGTAACTACAAGAGCGTCTACGAGACGGACGACGACTTCCACGAGGCCTGCGAGTACTTCTACGTGCACATCGGGGAAGCCGAGAAGGACCACAAGGCTCAGGCCGTGATCTCCGCGGCCGCGGTCTGCCAGGATGAGGACGACCTGGCGGTCGTGACCGAGGGCTTCACACAGTTCGTGAACCTCACGGCCGACTACTGGCGCGGTGTCGCCTCGGAGATGACCCGGCGAGCTGCGGCAGCCTGA
- a CDS encoding lantibiotic dehydratase, with amino-acid sequence MRERVAALASISELMTAVELASPSLADDVRRVAEGRPVRRKVLRRVTTALTKYHLRMAQRPTPFGLFAGVALSDPGRRPQLDVGREHRTVSRPDAGWLLEVLMSVLTVRPVLRRARLVANNLCTVRDGRLVLIDFHNGSGQELTPSVRYTSVVGAVLGATREPATWEHVLKTVRDQFPRASEEAVERCLDQLVGSHFLLTDLMPPPDCGDPLTYLLHRLDGLDHPVVRELRGIQKALNALDSAAPGDRLTALVAARNRMRALVPAEHPLQCDLLFDARVTLPPTVGKEVAGVADVLWRLASEHPAKERMRAYHGRFLERYGTERTVPVLELLDEVRGLGLPLTEQGSTTGHRAVAADKRDRLLGELLCDAMHRGAQEIILDDAAVRRLTSDSHSQGPRSADIGAEVVAASWEALCAGDFRLVLGLSPVSPMAGAAFGRFLFALAAPAQARVQQLVDDAEAMNDTEELAALVAFRPSVARSANVTGVPQWLRHRIPLGVGPAATDAVDDLSLEHLGVRATSSCLELVWTATGQRVRPVTYSMIDPHSGHVPNVARFLLELGQQEERPPGGWSWGVWSTTPALPRVRYGRSVLCPAHWRPDEELFAASSACDSQWAAQVARWRQRWAVPRDVLLGRGDHRIAVDLDDPLHLLVFRGEVRRGSGLAVIERFGGAPRNDWFQSRDGSHACEFVFPVLRKGHQANRGSRPRAPRSRSDAAPAKDLAPYGVSSHLPGGEWLYAKLYVPERHQPAVLTRHLGRLIDRVSGPLTDTWFFLRYADPDPHLRLRFHGGAKSLWGELLPELRSWAAELGDAGLLSRLALDTYEPEVHRYGGAAAIVGAEQSFHADSQAVLRQLSSPDGPLADISDVSPAALGVLDILSHLCGTTSEVLRQLGGAPVMALRGRVPRADKQSLSMLMDEHGRAVNSVVDDHWRTRRTALLALRETLRNNTPIPGRSAEADTGAIAMSLAHMHCNRLLGVGREKEALAYATARESLALRVDRVRHGR; translated from the coding sequence ATGCGCGAACGCGTGGCCGCGCTGGCGTCGATTTCCGAACTCATGACGGCAGTCGAACTCGCGAGCCCCAGCCTGGCAGATGACGTGCGGCGTGTGGCGGAAGGGCGACCGGTCAGGCGCAAGGTTCTGCGGCGCGTCACCACTGCTCTCACCAAATATCACCTGCGTATGGCCCAACGCCCCACGCCCTTCGGTCTGTTCGCCGGTGTAGCCCTGTCGGATCCAGGACGGCGACCCCAGTTGGACGTCGGCCGTGAACACCGGACTGTGAGCCGGCCGGACGCGGGATGGCTGCTCGAGGTCCTGATGTCCGTCCTGACCGTGCGGCCTGTGCTGAGACGTGCTCGCCTGGTGGCCAACAATCTGTGCACTGTGCGCGACGGGCGACTGGTACTGATCGACTTCCACAACGGTTCTGGGCAGGAGTTGACACCCTCGGTCCGCTACACCTCCGTCGTCGGTGCGGTCCTGGGTGCCACAAGGGAGCCCGCGACGTGGGAGCACGTACTGAAGACGGTGCGCGACCAGTTCCCGCGGGCTTCCGAGGAAGCGGTCGAGCGTTGTCTCGACCAGCTGGTAGGAAGCCACTTCCTGCTCACCGACCTGATGCCTCCGCCCGACTGCGGTGATCCCCTCACCTACCTCCTGCACCGGCTGGACGGACTCGACCACCCCGTCGTCCGGGAACTGCGCGGGATCCAGAAGGCGCTGAACGCCCTCGATTCCGCGGCGCCGGGAGACCGGCTCACCGCGTTGGTCGCTGCCAGGAACAGGATGAGGGCGCTCGTCCCGGCCGAGCACCCTCTTCAGTGCGATCTGCTGTTCGACGCCCGCGTGACCCTTCCCCCAACTGTGGGGAAAGAGGTGGCCGGTGTCGCGGACGTGTTGTGGAGGCTCGCGTCCGAGCACCCGGCCAAGGAACGCATGCGTGCCTATCACGGGCGTTTCCTCGAACGGTACGGAACGGAACGCACGGTGCCCGTACTGGAACTCCTCGACGAGGTGCGTGGACTCGGTCTGCCACTGACCGAGCAGGGAAGCACCACCGGGCATCGGGCGGTTGCCGCGGACAAGCGGGACCGGCTGCTCGGTGAACTTCTCTGCGACGCCATGCACCGCGGCGCACAGGAGATCATCCTGGATGACGCGGCCGTACGACGGCTCACCTCTGACAGCCACAGCCAGGGACCACGATCAGCGGACATCGGTGCTGAGGTGGTGGCGGCCAGCTGGGAAGCGCTCTGCGCGGGCGACTTCCGCCTCGTGCTGGGGCTGAGCCCGGTCTCCCCCATGGCTGGGGCAGCCTTCGGACGTTTCCTGTTCGCACTCGCTGCACCCGCGCAGGCCCGAGTACAGCAACTGGTCGACGACGCCGAGGCCATGAACGACACGGAAGAGCTTGCCGCACTCGTCGCCTTCCGCCCCTCGGTGGCTCGCTCGGCCAACGTGACCGGCGTTCCTCAGTGGCTGCGGCACAGGATCCCGCTCGGCGTGGGCCCGGCCGCGACAGACGCAGTGGATGACCTGAGCCTGGAGCATCTCGGAGTTCGGGCCACCAGCAGCTGCCTGGAACTCGTGTGGACGGCGACCGGGCAGCGGGTGCGCCCTGTCACGTACTCCATGATCGATCCGCACAGCGGCCATGTGCCGAACGTGGCCCGTTTTCTGCTCGAACTGGGCCAGCAGGAGGAGCGGCCTCCCGGGGGCTGGAGCTGGGGCGTCTGGTCGACAACGCCTGCGCTGCCCCGGGTGAGGTACGGCCGGTCGGTGCTGTGCCCCGCGCACTGGAGGCCCGACGAGGAGCTGTTCGCCGCGTCGTCCGCCTGCGACTCCCAGTGGGCCGCGCAAGTGGCCCGGTGGCGGCAACGGTGGGCTGTCCCCCGGGACGTCCTGCTGGGCAGGGGGGACCACCGTATCGCCGTGGACCTCGACGACCCGCTCCACCTTCTTGTCTTCCGCGGCGAAGTGCGCCGCGGCTCAGGCCTGGCCGTCATCGAACGCTTCGGCGGCGCTCCGCGCAACGACTGGTTCCAGAGCCGGGACGGATCGCACGCCTGCGAGTTCGTCTTTCCCGTTCTGAGGAAGGGCCACCAGGCCAACCGTGGCTCTCGCCCACGTGCCCCACGGTCGCGAAGCGATGCGGCACCGGCCAAGGATCTCGCACCGTACGGCGTGTCCAGCCACCTGCCCGGCGGCGAATGGCTGTACGCGAAGCTCTATGTCCCCGAACGCCATCAGCCCGCAGTGCTCACCCGCCACCTCGGCCGACTGATCGACCGGGTCTCAGGCCCTCTCACCGACACCTGGTTCTTCCTGCGCTACGCAGACCCCGACCCTCATCTACGCCTGCGGTTCCACGGCGGGGCGAAGTCGCTGTGGGGGGAACTGCTGCCCGAACTGCGTTCCTGGGCAGCAGAACTGGGTGACGCGGGACTTCTGTCCCGACTGGCACTCGACACCTACGAACCCGAGGTCCACCGCTACGGCGGAGCAGCGGCCATCGTCGGCGCCGAGCAGAGCTTCCACGCCGACAGTCAGGCCGTACTGCGGCAATTGAGCTCCCCGGACGGTCCGTTGGCGGACATCTCCGACGTGTCGCCGGCCGCCTTGGGCGTCCTGGACATCCTGTCCCATCTCTGCGGCACGACCTCCGAGGTGCTGCGGCAACTCGGCGGCGCGCCCGTCATGGCCCTCCGAGGTCGCGTACCGAGGGCCGACAAGCAGTCGCTGAGCATGCTGATGGACGAGCACGGCAGAGCGGTGAATTCAGTGGTTGACGATCATTGGCGAACTCGGCGCACGGCTCTCCTCGCGCTTCGTGAAACGCTGCGGAACAACACTCCGATTCCGGGGAGATCCGCGGAGGCGGATACCGGAGCCATAGCGATGAGTTTGGCACACATGCACTGCAACCGGCTCCTAGGAGTGGGCCGGGAAAAAGAGGCTCTTGCCTATGCGACAGCCCGCGAGTCCCTCGCCCTGCGTGTCGACAGAGTGCGACACGGTCGATGA
- a CDS encoding EamA family transporter has translation MKAQQAHRDRMVPPLLVLAQISSLQVGSAVAKSAYDEVGATALAGMRLLFSAVIVWVLVRPRPSAMSSRQRWTAIALGVVFAAMNVAYFQTIKYLPIGIASTIELLGPLIVAVAMSRHWKDLAGTLMALTGVLLLASPGAALPVAGLLLGGLAAICRASYVLLSRRVGRLFDDWSGLAVALAIGACLLTPVAAATQGAVIARHPHLLLTGLLVALLSSLIPYSLDLTALRRIDVRAFGILLAMSPAVGAGVGYVVLGEHMTARQGAAIALVVVATAWSVQSPRGSTGRAQTGSPTESEAETPNA, from the coding sequence TTGAAAGCGCAACAGGCCCATCGCGACCGCATGGTTCCTCCGCTGCTGGTGCTGGCACAGATCAGTAGCCTGCAAGTCGGATCGGCGGTTGCCAAGAGCGCCTACGACGAGGTGGGCGCGACGGCCCTGGCCGGTATGCGCCTGCTCTTCTCCGCCGTCATCGTGTGGGTGCTCGTCCGCCCTCGCCCCAGTGCGATGTCGAGCCGCCAACGGTGGACCGCCATCGCACTGGGCGTGGTCTTCGCCGCCATGAACGTGGCCTACTTCCAGACGATCAAGTATCTGCCGATCGGCATCGCCTCGACCATCGAGCTCCTGGGCCCCTTGATCGTGGCCGTCGCGATGTCACGGCACTGGAAGGACCTGGCAGGCACCCTCATGGCCCTGACGGGCGTCTTGTTGCTCGCCTCTCCCGGCGCCGCTCTTCCCGTGGCCGGTCTGCTGCTGGGGGGTCTGGCTGCCATCTGTCGCGCGTCCTACGTCCTTCTCAGTCGTCGGGTAGGGCGCCTCTTCGACGACTGGAGCGGACTGGCCGTCGCTCTGGCCATCGGCGCCTGCCTGCTGACCCCGGTGGCAGCCGCCACACAAGGTGCGGTGATCGCACGGCATCCGCATCTTCTCCTCACCGGCCTTCTCGTGGCCCTCCTCTCCTCATTGATCCCGTACTCCCTCGATCTGACGGCGCTGCGGCGTATCGACGTGCGGGCGTTCGGCATTCTGCTGGCCATGAGCCCTGCCGTCGGCGCCGGCGTCGGTTACGTCGTGCTCGGCGAGCACATGACGGCGCGTCAGGGCGCGGCCATCGCACTGGTCGTCGTCGCCACCGCGTGGTCGGTCCAGTCGCCCAGAGGCAGCACCGGTCGCGCGCAGACGGGATCTCCCACGGAGTCGGAGGCCGAAACGCCCAACGCCTGA
- a CDS encoding L,D-transpeptidase encodes MNARPISGASAAARRGGARVSGIRGSRGPLALLAGVVLVAVTACGGGGGSNSGSDDAKPQGKDSTTAQTQQSQAVVTIAPKDGAKSVDTSGALTVSAAKGKLTEVKVEDSKGNAVAGALTAGDTKWAPATHLAASTTYKVHVVAKDSQGRTAAEESSFTTLTPKNTFVGTFTPEDGTKVGVGMPFSVRFTRGITHPDDVEKAITVKTEPAVDVEGHWFGNDRLDFRPEKYWAPGTKVTVTLALDGVEGRPGVYGKQAKQVSFTIGRSQVSTVDVKTKKMVVRRDGKVVKTIPVTTGKPGYDTWNGQMVITERLEVTRMNGETVGYGGEYDIKDVPHAQRLTDSGTFIHGNYWGGDAFGNYNASHGCIGLRDVRGGYDSGVSAAWFFNRSMIGDVVIVKNSNDRIVDPDNGLNAWNMSWEKWKA; translated from the coding sequence TTGAACGCGCGACCGATATCGGGGGCTTCGGCTGCGGCACGACGGGGCGGGGCAAGGGTAAGCGGGATACGGGGGAGCAGAGGGCCACTGGCGCTGCTCGCCGGGGTCGTGCTCGTCGCCGTCACCGCGTGCGGCGGGGGCGGCGGCTCGAACTCCGGGTCCGACGACGCCAAGCCCCAGGGCAAGGACTCCACCACAGCGCAGACCCAGCAGTCGCAGGCGGTCGTCACCATCGCGCCCAAGGACGGCGCGAAGTCCGTGGACACCAGCGGCGCGCTCACCGTCAGCGCCGCGAAGGGCAAGCTGACCGAGGTCAAGGTCGAGGACTCCAAGGGCAACGCGGTCGCGGGCGCGCTGACCGCCGGTGACACCAAGTGGGCGCCCGCGACGCATCTCGCCGCGTCGACCACGTACAAGGTGCACGTCGTGGCGAAGGACAGTCAGGGGCGTACGGCGGCGGAGGAGTCGTCCTTCACCACCCTCACCCCGAAGAACACGTTCGTCGGTACGTTCACGCCCGAGGACGGTACGAAGGTCGGCGTGGGCATGCCGTTCTCGGTCCGCTTCACCCGGGGCATCACGCACCCCGACGACGTCGAGAAGGCCATCACCGTCAAGACCGAGCCGGCCGTCGACGTCGAGGGTCACTGGTTCGGCAACGACCGCCTCGACTTCCGGCCGGAGAAGTACTGGGCGCCGGGCACGAAGGTCACCGTCACCCTCGCCCTCGACGGCGTCGAGGGACGCCCCGGCGTCTACGGCAAGCAGGCCAAGCAGGTCTCCTTCACCATCGGCCGCAGCCAGGTCTCCACGGTCGACGTCAAGACCAAGAAGATGGTCGTACGACGGGACGGCAAGGTCGTCAAGACCATCCCCGTCACCACCGGCAAGCCCGGCTACGACACCTGGAACGGCCAGATGGTCATCACCGAGCGCCTCGAAGTGACCCGGATGAACGGCGAGACGGTCGGCTACGGCGGCGAGTACGACATCAAGGACGTCCCGCACGCCCAGCGCCTGACCGACTCCGGCACCTTCATCCACGGCAACTACTGGGGCGGCGACGCCTTCGGCAACTACAACGCCAGCCACGGCTGCATCGGCCTGCGGGATGTGCGCGGTGGCTACGACAGCGGGGTGTCGGCGGCCTGGTTCTTCAACCGGTCGATGATCGGCGACGTGGTCATCGTGAAGAACTCCAACGACCGGATCGTCGACCCGGACAACGGCCTCAACGCCTGGAACATGTCCTGGGAGAAGTGGAAGGCGTAG
- a CDS encoding nitroreductase family protein — protein MDLTTAMLTRRSEHHLVEPAPSDEEFAYLLKVAATAPDHGLLRPWRWILIRGDGRDELGARFAEEAPAERRTQAAAKPQRAPLLASLVFTPTQGHKVPEWEQLAATSAVTHSMMLLLHSRGFGSIWRTGAAVCSPQVRQLLGLRDGEELLGWLYIGTAEIRTSGPRRRPLCDVSSRLSRLSLPHQATV, from the coding sequence ATGGACCTCACCACGGCGATGCTGACCCGTCGCAGTGAGCACCACCTGGTCGAACCTGCCCCCAGTGACGAGGAGTTCGCCTACCTGTTGAAGGTGGCCGCGACAGCTCCGGACCACGGTCTGCTCCGTCCGTGGCGTTGGATACTCATCCGCGGCGACGGCCGCGACGAGCTCGGAGCCCGCTTCGCCGAGGAAGCCCCGGCCGAACGCCGCACCCAGGCCGCGGCCAAGCCCCAGCGTGCCCCGTTGCTGGCATCGTTGGTGTTCACCCCGACCCAGGGGCACAAGGTTCCCGAATGGGAGCAGTTGGCGGCGACCAGCGCCGTGACTCACTCGATGATGCTGTTGCTGCACTCGCGGGGCTTCGGCAGCATCTGGCGGACCGGGGCTGCCGTGTGTTCGCCGCAGGTACGGCAGTTGCTGGGCCTGCGGGACGGGGAGGAACTGCTGGGGTGGCTGTACATCGGTACGGCCGAGATCCGGACATCCGGGCCCCGGCGCCGCCCGCTGTGCGACGTGTCCAGTCGACTCAGCCGTCTGTCCCTGCCGCACCAAGCGACTGTCTGA
- a CDS encoding L,D-transpeptidase — MRHVTGRARRARAGLAAVLTWAGLLAGAAGCTSEGVGGVDSVFGKPGAPLDAIRVSPDDGSRAVRPDNPLLVRVPSGRLESVKVVRAQDAQESAVAGRISEDGLSWRPDDARLALAARYTVDAVALDAHGRRSARHTTFTTYVPDERFIGYVTPENRATVGTGMIVSLEFNRGIRNRAAVERAIHVTAEPAVEVRPHWFGDDRLDFRPEEYWAPGTKVTVDLALRDVEGAPGVYGIQRKTFTFTVGRSQVSLVDAAAHTMEVRRDGALLATVPITAGAPKSTTYNGKMVVTEMLELTRMNGATVGFKKKDGRGEYDIPDVPHAMRLTTSGTFLHGNYWAPDAFGNTNVSHGCVGLKDVKGGSSDSPAGWFFDRSLVGDVIEVVHSKDKNVAPDNGLGGWNMDWKEWQAGTAVK; from the coding sequence GTGAGGCACGTAACTGGGCGCGCTCGGCGCGCGAGGGCCGGGCTGGCCGCCGTACTGACATGGGCAGGACTGCTGGCCGGAGCAGCCGGCTGCACTTCGGAGGGGGTGGGAGGAGTGGACTCGGTGTTCGGGAAACCCGGGGCACCGCTGGACGCGATCCGCGTCTCGCCGGACGACGGGAGCCGCGCCGTGCGCCCCGACAACCCCCTTCTCGTACGGGTGCCCAGCGGGCGCCTGGAGTCCGTGAAGGTCGTCCGGGCCCAGGACGCGCAGGAGTCGGCGGTGGCCGGACGGATCTCCGAGGACGGGTTGTCCTGGCGGCCCGACGACGCGCGGCTCGCGCTGGCCGCCAGATACACGGTCGACGCCGTGGCGCTCGACGCCCACGGCCGCCGTTCGGCCCGGCACACGACCTTCACGACGTACGTGCCCGATGAGCGTTTCATCGGATACGTCACCCCGGAGAACCGTGCCACCGTCGGCACCGGAATGATCGTGTCGCTGGAGTTCAACCGGGGGATCCGCAACCGCGCGGCCGTCGAACGCGCGATCCATGTCACCGCCGAACCGGCCGTCGAGGTCCGCCCGCACTGGTTCGGCGACGACCGCCTCGACTTCCGGCCGGAGGAGTACTGGGCGCCGGGTACCAAGGTCACCGTCGACCTGGCGCTGCGGGACGTCGAGGGGGCGCCGGGGGTGTACGGGATCCAGCGCAAGACGTTCACGTTCACCGTCGGCCGCAGTCAGGTCTCGCTCGTCGACGCCGCCGCGCACACCATGGAGGTGCGGCGCGACGGCGCACTGCTGGCCACGGTGCCGATCACGGCGGGGGCGCCGAAGTCCACGACGTACAACGGGAAAATGGTGGTCACGGAGATGCTGGAGCTGACCCGGATGAACGGTGCCACGGTCGGCTTCAAGAAGAAGGACGGCAGGGGCGAGTACGACATCCCGGACGTGCCGCACGCGATGCGGCTGACCACCTCCGGGACCTTCCTGCACGGCAACTACTGGGCGCCGGACGCCTTCGGCAACACCAACGTCAGTCACGGCTGCGTCGGGCTGAAGGATGTGAAGGGCGGGAGTTCGGACAGTCCGGCGGGCTGGTTCTTCGACCGGAGCCTTGTCGGCGACGTCATCGAGGTCGTCCACAGCAAGGACAAGAACGTCGCTCCCGACAACGGGCTCGGCGGCTGGAACATGGACTGGAAGGAGTGGCAGGCGGGCACTGCCGTGAAATAG